The Raphanus sativus cultivar WK10039 chromosome 6, ASM80110v3, whole genome shotgun sequence sequence gcCAATTCACACGCAACAAATACTCCACCATCTCTCCGCATATCTCCGTCTCGTCTCGTCTCGTCTCTCTCTCATGGACTCTCTGGTAGCGAGCTACGCTTCGTcggacgaagaagaagaaccccAACCACCTACCCAGTCTCTCACCGTAAAATCATCCTCCTCCTTGTTCTCAGCTATTCCTCAACCTAACCAATCCAGATCCTCCAAAGACGAGCCTTTTAATTCATCTACTCTAGGaaagtcttcttcttcgtctttcctctcctctctccctCCTCCCAAATCCCGCCAACAAAACCCATCTCCCTCCTTACCCAAACGCGTCGTTCAGATCAAGCTTCCCGTAAACCCTAATCTCGATGACGACGAagacgacgaagaggaagaggagaaagCGAGGAAGAAGCGCAGACAGATGGAAGCCGCTGCTGCGGCATCGAACAATTCGTCGGTGAAATCGTTCTTATCCGCCATGCCTGCTCCAAAGAGCTCTCAAGCACTCGGGGCTCTTCCTTCGTTAGGATCAGGATCAGGAACGGGCCGAAGATCGATTCTTGAAACGGAGACGCCTGCGATTACTCAAAGTACTGATCAAACGCAGTCGTTTAGTAGTAGCGAGACGGAACAAGTAGATAACTATTATGCTGGTTACGGTGGATACGAGCAAAACCCTAGTGCAAATGTAGAGGCTTTTGgttatgttggatatgaacagAACCCTAGTGGAAGTGGAGATGTGTCTGGTTATGTGGGGTACGATAGTTACGGAGGTGGTGGTAATGCTTGGAACGGTGGTGGTGGGTTTGAGGGGACGAGGGGAGTGCCTGAGGCGTTTATAGCGATGGATAGTGGGGCGAGGAGAGGGAGGAGAGGGAGGAATGATTTTCCGACGGAGATAGTTGAGGTTAAGCAGGATGAGCTCATGAAGAATAGGCCGAGAGTTGATCAGGTTAAATCTACTGGGATTGCCTTTGGACCTTCGTATCAGGTTTGTTTTTGCTTCCTCTTAACTATTTACTCTTTGCAAGAATTTTTGGTTTTGTGTCTAGGGTCTGTGATTGATTGCTCTGGTTTGGTGAATCAGAAGCACTTTTCTCCCATTTAGATAGCTTCAACGATGGTAGCTTTTAACAATTCATATTCTACTTGCCTGTTACTGTTGTG is a genomic window containing:
- the LOC108813432 gene encoding uncharacterized protein LOC108813432; translated protein: MDSLVASYASSDEEEEPQPPTQSLTVKSSSSLFSAIPQPNQSRSSKDEPFNSSTLGKSSSSSFLSSLPPPKSRQQNPSPSLPKRVVQIKLPVNPNLDDDEDDEEEEEKARKKRRQMEAAAAASNNSSVKSFLSAMPAPKSSQALGALPSLGSGSGTGRRSILETETPAITQSTDQTQSFSSSETEQVDNYYAGYGGYEQNPSANVEAFGYVGYEQNPSGSGDVSGYVGYDSYGGGGNAWNGGGGFEGTRGVPEAFIAMDSGARRGRRGRNDFPTEIVEVKQDELMKNRPRVDQVKSTGIAFGPSYQPESSSSKGKVSKLHKRKHQITALFMDMKHKESELAERRSKGLLTKAETQAKYGW